One window from the genome of Chloroherpetonaceae bacterium encodes:
- a CDS encoding DNA translocase FtsK produces the protein MPRKSVSQSEPSGEPNEKNEQASSYVEPASSEPEKPKKRTSKKTSQKETSKPLKSESKPLKETESFWERRKMEVYGLSIVALSLFFIIAIFSYNKADDQVIENIRFYEVFGKTARLAAEALENPLGIIGAMISSFLVNSILGYPTAILMIAITIWGWSMFRKNGYDRAISATIYTILFSLLIGTLFGLTKVSNVWSGNIGRLFANLLSSMIGDFGAWAFVLISIAITLVLYIDLDLQKTADRLVFIFQRNAVGAKMKFKEWYAEREAARVAESNDEARFSGAESQDPLDLLAKEEEPEIDSHQLQPPSHEINPSLTPQLGLRESEIPISNEPTHRAEPIEISLSDLKNEQKKASPKELEGGNRIPSSDKALPEDFGFRYKLKEEENRFVEKISAVRLEAEKLQAEKLEAERLKNELQETEPKPTENSTQTTIQSETVTPNPLISEAATPHNRETNERGEAQNINQASVPLVVKGAIAAAAAASSTAPETTAPVASLAGAAAAAFVSEKKPHEAQSNQPKPEESNLNSTGNPSIPNEFVKDENEQKSESSEPLIDASFIIPTNKLKEEFPKSNQELGEDEDLIDEIISSKKNLHEPLSPESLELTVKETIEETPADLDERELEVETRERVPYQFPSVDLLIEGDESNPTVTIEELETNKRRLLEKLKIYKIEVVRVEATVGPRVTLFELELAPDVKISRIVTLADDIAMAMAAKGIRIIAPIPGKNAVGVEIPNAKTQMVRIKSVLQSEKFKNSTATLPIVFGKTISNEIFIDDLAKMPHLLIAGATGSGKSVGINNILTSLIYHCSPDQVKFLLIDPKRVELFPYQKLKNHFLVKYRDLDEQIITDTSKAVYALKSIEKEMDRRYERMQKGAVRHIKDFNVKFPSEALPFVVVVIDELADLMITAGKDVEEPIARLAQLARAVGIHLVVATQRPSVDVITGVIKANFPARMAYQVSSKIDSRTILDGPGADQLLGNGDLLYQPATEPKPIRIQNAYVSTEEVERITDFIYNQDGVEPYLLPAPDLKLGSAQDDDDDLFGGKSSGERDKMFEEAARLVVRHQMGSVSLLQRRLKLGFGRAARIVDQLEEAGIVGSPDGTKARQVLIQDEASLELLLNNLE, from the coding sequence GTGCCAAGAAAATCAGTATCACAATCCGAACCGTCAGGAGAGCCTAACGAAAAAAATGAGCAGGCATCTTCTTATGTCGAACCTGCTTCATCAGAACCGGAGAAACCAAAAAAACGTACCTCAAAAAAAACTTCACAAAAGGAAACTTCAAAACCGTTGAAGTCAGAATCGAAACCCTTGAAAGAAACGGAAAGCTTTTGGGAAAGGCGTAAAATGGAGGTTTACGGGCTTAGCATCGTTGCCTTATCACTTTTTTTCATCATCGCTATTTTTTCATATAACAAAGCCGATGATCAAGTCATTGAAAATATTCGATTTTATGAAGTTTTTGGAAAGACAGCAAGGCTTGCTGCTGAAGCACTTGAAAACCCACTCGGCATTATCGGTGCAATGATTTCTTCATTTCTGGTGAATTCAATCCTTGGCTACCCTACGGCGATTTTAATGATCGCCATTACCATTTGGGGATGGTCGATGTTTCGAAAAAATGGATACGACCGTGCAATTTCAGCGACTATTTATACCATACTTTTTTCTCTTCTCATTGGAACACTCTTTGGCTTAACTAAAGTCAGTAATGTTTGGTCTGGGAACATCGGCAGGCTTTTCGCAAACCTTCTTAGCTCAATGATTGGCGACTTCGGGGCGTGGGCTTTTGTGCTGATTTCCATCGCAATTACGCTCGTGCTATACATCGATCTTGACTTGCAAAAAACGGCTGATCGGCTCGTTTTTATTTTTCAACGCAACGCAGTCGGTGCAAAAATGAAATTCAAAGAGTGGTATGCCGAGCGGGAAGCTGCGCGCGTAGCAGAATCAAATGATGAAGCCCGTTTCTCCGGCGCTGAATCTCAAGACCCGCTTGACCTTCTTGCGAAAGAAGAAGAACCTGAAATTGATAGCCATCAGCTTCAACCGCCATCACACGAAATCAATCCTTCTCTAACGCCGCAACTTGGTTTAAGAGAATCCGAAATTCCAATTTCAAATGAACCAACACATCGTGCAGAACCAATTGAAATATCCCTTTCAGATTTGAAAAATGAACAGAAGAAGGCATCACCAAAAGAACTTGAAGGTGGAAACCGAATTCCCAGTTCTGATAAAGCGTTACCGGAAGATTTTGGATTTCGCTACAAATTAAAAGAAGAGGAAAATCGATTTGTAGAAAAAATTTCTGCAGTAAGGCTCGAAGCAGAAAAGTTACAGGCTGAAAAATTGGAAGCAGAACGGTTAAAGAATGAATTGCAAGAAACTGAACCAAAACCAACTGAGAATTCAACACAAACCACGATTCAATCGGAAACGGTCACACCAAATCCATTGATTTCAGAGGCCGCGACACCTCACAACCGTGAAACCAATGAACGCGGAGAAGCTCAAAATATCAACCAAGCATCTGTACCGCTTGTGGTTAAGGGAGCGATTGCAGCTGCCGCTGCTGCTTCAAGCACGGCTCCGGAAACCACAGCACCCGTTGCATCGCTTGCCGGAGCCGCCGCGGCTGCATTTGTTTCAGAAAAGAAACCTCATGAAGCCCAATCGAATCAGCCAAAGCCAGAAGAATCGAATCTGAATTCAACGGGAAATCCTTCTATTCCTAATGAATTTGTTAAAGATGAAAATGAACAAAAATCAGAGTCGAGTGAGCCTCTGATTGACGCCTCTTTCATTATCCCTACAAACAAATTGAAGGAAGAATTTCCAAAATCAAATCAGGAATTGGGTGAAGATGAGGATCTCATAGATGAAATCATCTCTTCCAAAAAAAATCTCCACGAGCCGCTTTCACCCGAAAGCCTTGAATTGACCGTAAAGGAAACGATTGAGGAAACACCCGCCGATCTTGATGAGCGCGAGCTTGAAGTGGAAACCCGCGAGCGCGTGCCGTACCAATTCCCGTCAGTCGATTTGCTTATCGAGGGTGATGAAAGCAACCCGACCGTGACGATTGAAGAACTTGAAACCAACAAACGGCGATTACTTGAGAAGCTCAAAATTTATAAGATTGAAGTCGTTCGCGTTGAAGCTACCGTTGGCCCGCGCGTCACGCTTTTTGAATTGGAGCTTGCGCCGGATGTGAAAATCAGCCGCATCGTCACACTTGCCGATGATATCGCAATGGCAATGGCCGCTAAGGGAATTCGCATTATCGCCCCGATTCCGGGCAAGAATGCGGTGGGTGTGGAAATCCCGAATGCGAAAACGCAAATGGTGCGAATCAAATCGGTGCTTCAAAGTGAGAAGTTCAAAAATTCCACCGCCACGCTGCCGATTGTTTTCGGAAAAACCATTTCGAATGAAATTTTTATCGATGACCTCGCCAAAATGCCGCACTTGCTCATTGCCGGTGCAACGGGCTCGGGGAAGTCTGTCGGGATAAATAACATTCTCACCAGCCTCATTTATCACTGCTCACCCGATCAAGTGAAATTCCTCTTGATTGATCCCAAGCGGGTTGAACTTTTTCCGTATCAAAAATTAAAAAATCACTTTCTCGTTAAGTATCGTGATCTCGATGAGCAAATTATCACCGATACTTCCAAAGCTGTCTATGCGCTTAAGTCGATTGAAAAGGAAATGGATCGCCGCTACGAGCGCATGCAGAAAGGGGCGGTACGGCATATCAAAGATTTCAATGTCAAGTTTCCTTCCGAAGCGTTGCCATTTGTCGTGGTTGTGATTGACGAGCTCGCCGATTTAATGATCACGGCAGGAAAAGATGTTGAGGAGCCAATCGCACGCCTTGCGCAGCTCGCACGCGCGGTGGGAATTCATTTGGTTGTGGCCACACAGCGCCCGAGTGTGGATGTCATTACCGGCGTCATCAAGGCCAATTTTCCCGCAAGAATGGCGTATCAAGTGTCCAGTAAAATTGATTCGCGCACGATATTAGATGGCCCCGGCGCCGATCAGCTTTTAGGAAACGGCGATTTGCTTTATCAACCGGCAACCGAGCCTAAACCTATTCGGATTCAGAACGCGTATGTCTCGACGGAGGAAGTCGAGCGGATTACCGATTTCATCTACAACCAAGATGGCGTTGAGCCTTATCTCTTGCCCGCGCCCGATTTGAAACTCGGCAGTGCGCAAGACGATGACGACGATTTATTTGGTGGGAAATCGAGTGGCGAGCGTGATAAAATGTTTGAAGAAGCGGCGCGGCTTGTGGTTCGGCATCAAATGGGCAGCGTTTCGCTCTTGCAACGCCGTTTAAAGCTTGGCTTCGGCCGCGCAGCGCGGATTGTCGATCAGTTGGAAGAAGCCGGCATTGTGGGCTCACCCGATGGCACCAAAGCCCGTCAAGTCCTCATCCAAGACGAAGCCTCGCTTGAATTGCTGTTGAATAATTTGGAATGA
- a CDS encoding TonB-dependent receptor: MIRTNNPVFKKAIFRYLSLTVLFLFKSTQIFGYQVDSSATSKQSKANDSLRTFTSEIITVTGTRIPTIDINVPRSLTVLTEEDIRNTPQQSVQDLMQYVTGVSMNRRGSNGVQADVGIRGGTFEQTLVLINGNKMSDPQTGHHNFNLPVALDDIERVEVLRGGASRLFGPNAFSGVVNIITKKNKSSGVSLDVIGGDFGYLSGTASVSAPLGDYSQRITLQHQRSDGYTTNTDFRTNNFGYTSSFLLGENSFQFNAGYIDKAFGANRFYSPLPNQFEKTRTLHLALNGELKVGNEFFLTPKIYWRRNADDYILDRDTAARYENNHLTNVIGGELQTQFSWALGKSFVGLEFGIEDIESNGIRGIREGGRGRIIGSNPVVFLGSRSRNRGGVNFEHQLDLGEGLTVIGGASVYGYTQYGWQLLPSFDLNKRFNDQIRVYLSAGRSFRVPTYTELFYQDPVNLSNPDLNPESAWNYEAGFSFSGEGISLTTSLFRRDGVNMIDWAIPGPITSTTVWQASNVSSVVTNGLELMLNFNIQYFSTSLPIYDVKMSYAFLDQSRDVGGLLSRYVFNYMRHQVMGEVLHTWGLGIMQSWKARYEYRGAFSNPNRFIVDTRLYRTFDFDGQKLDVYADVTNLLNTQIQEIPEFGLMLPGRWAMIGVKFQF, translated from the coding sequence ATGATTCGAACGAATAACCCTGTTTTCAAAAAAGCTATTTTTCGCTACTTAAGTTTGACAGTCCTTTTCTTGTTCAAATCCACTCAAATTTTTGGTTATCAAGTCGATTCAAGCGCTACTTCAAAACAATCAAAAGCAAACGATTCGCTTAGAACATTTACATCGGAAATTATTACCGTGACTGGAACAAGAATTCCAACCATTGACATCAATGTTCCAAGAAGTTTGACCGTTCTTACTGAAGAGGATATTCGAAATACGCCGCAGCAATCAGTACAAGATTTAATGCAATATGTTACCGGCGTTTCGATGAATCGGCGAGGGTCAAATGGCGTTCAAGCCGATGTAGGGATTCGAGGTGGCACATTTGAACAAACGCTTGTGCTTATCAATGGCAATAAAATGAGCGATCCGCAAACAGGGCACCATAATTTTAATCTTCCGGTTGCGCTTGATGATATTGAGCGCGTTGAGGTTCTTCGTGGAGGTGCGTCGAGGCTTTTTGGGCCGAATGCATTCAGCGGCGTTGTGAATATCATCACCAAAAAAAACAAGTCTTCAGGTGTATCGCTTGATGTGATTGGCGGCGACTTTGGGTATCTTTCCGGAACGGCCTCTGTTTCAGCACCTCTTGGCGATTATTCTCAGAGAATCACCTTGCAACACCAACGCTCCGATGGCTATACAACCAATACAGACTTCCGAACAAATAACTTTGGATACACCTCAAGCTTTTTACTCGGTGAAAATTCCTTTCAGTTTAATGCCGGTTATATCGATAAAGCTTTTGGTGCAAATCGGTTTTATTCTCCGCTGCCCAATCAATTCGAAAAAACCCGTACCCTTCACTTGGCGTTGAATGGTGAACTCAAAGTGGGTAATGAGTTTTTTCTTACACCCAAAATTTATTGGCGCAGAAATGCCGATGATTACATCCTTGACCGTGATACCGCTGCGAGATATGAAAACAATCATCTCACCAATGTGATTGGCGGCGAATTGCAAACCCAATTTTCGTGGGCACTTGGAAAAAGCTTTGTCGGTTTAGAATTCGGCATTGAGGATATCGAAAGCAACGGAATTCGAGGAATTCGCGAAGGCGGACGAGGAAGAATCATTGGTTCTAACCCCGTGGTATTTTTAGGGTCTCGCTCTCGAAATCGAGGCGGAGTCAATTTTGAACATCAATTGGATTTAGGCGAAGGGCTCACGGTCATTGGTGGTGCATCCGTTTATGGATATACTCAATACGGTTGGCAACTCTTGCCGTCGTTTGATCTCAATAAACGCTTTAATGATCAAATCAGGGTTTATCTCTCAGCAGGACGCTCTTTTCGTGTACCAACTTATACAGAATTGTTTTATCAAGATCCCGTTAATCTTTCTAACCCTGATTTGAATCCTGAGTCAGCTTGGAATTATGAAGCGGGTTTTTCATTTTCAGGCGAGGGCATCTCACTCACCACTTCTCTTTTCCGCCGCGATGGAGTGAACATGATTGATTGGGCGATCCCGGGTCCTATTACTTCAACAACGGTTTGGCAAGCCTCAAATGTCTCAAGTGTTGTTACAAATGGTCTTGAACTGATGCTCAATTTTAATATTCAATATTTTAGTACATCACTTCCCATTTATGATGTGAAAATGAGTTATGCCTTTCTTGATCAATCACGCGATGTTGGCGGGTTACTTTCTAGATATGTGTTCAATTATATGCGTCACCAAGTAATGGGCGAGGTGTTACATACTTGGGGACTTGGAATTATGCAAAGTTGGAAGGCTCGGTATGAATACCGCGGCGCGTTCAGTAATCCCAATCGCTTTATTGTTGATACAAGGCTTTACCGCACTTTTGATTTTGATGGCCAAAAGCTTGATGTCTATGCCGATGTCACCAATCTTTTGAACACCCAAATCCAAGAGATTCCTGAATTTGGGCTGATGCTTCCCGGAAGATGGGCAATGATTGGGGTGAAGTTTCAGTTTTAA
- a CDS encoding S8/S53 family peptidase, with the protein MIKLNYFVKDGFMLKSVIFSVAVLFSFGELAAQKWEKINAIFRTQEGTPKFKEFKPSNSNGFQVQGEQPFLGISQRREELFSEPISSKMAATVATNGTYECIVYFTKEALNNSATRQTIISKWKAKRAEINSVYDQFFTARLSLKEMESLSEEESILFIDNPELQSLHRMKDDLSIPESGAAYLRDIGLNGTKFTGKGVIILVIDTGIDFKHYDFRNPVDKNKTRILAIWDQTLTPVAGENSPIGFTYGVEYLQEDLNGAIAGTKSVRTQDTDGHGTHVAGTAAGNGLGYASTQGNDVLRRFMGMAPEADIVAVQSFSGPTTTQTRLIDAITYARLISQRFGKPVVVNMSLGSILGPKDGKDPVSSAINSFAKSGPGRMVAISAGNSGNDSLHLGKNLSANETAQIQFQVPPPTNGGTHSGNFSVDVWVETNESFSATLTTPSGRTVLIPNSSNTTAAGTQEGVIQIFNNVYPPNNHREIYFSIENPTVGDWSLSFTVPSATRFDAYRSNSGTVRARVIGGDVSQSMAGGQAASEEGITVGSYQTRWIWPSIDGGNYTVSGSSDRRGNISTFSSLGPTRNGAPKPDISAPGEMIVSAFSSLASAPQSNIVAGGKHRVLRGTSMSCPHVAGALALLLQANPNRMSEEVKATLLQTANKDNFTTLSYNVTWGHGKLDAAEGVAQTLNSSAKLSLFTISYTATRGIPTRQFPLGRISGSAFVPDGLGLWFTAPEKSQLIGFTVDIERLSAIPLGTLVAEVYRNSTQRGLNLPGQFVGKVETPLALLSRRTRQFVSFHENPISFDSTGSYHLALKLSLPLSDSIGIGGDDGRYSQRSLILNGGTWYNFSEPESGLSSSFSFSNLHIRPIVATAENVTGTPIDNEQTIKPDVFELGQNYPNPFNPTTTIPILIRDLTDVDVELYDVVGRKIAVLIRESNKPPGFYLYQLNLSRFGLSTGVYIYRMKAGNAVQVKKMLYLK; encoded by the coding sequence ATGATTAAACTCAACTATTTCGTTAAAGATGGATTCATGCTTAAGTCCGTCATATTCTCAGTTGCGGTTTTATTTTCTTTCGGCGAACTCGCTGCACAAAAGTGGGAAAAAATAAACGCGATCTTTCGGACTCAAGAAGGAACTCCCAAATTCAAAGAATTCAAACCGTCGAACTCAAATGGGTTTCAAGTTCAGGGTGAGCAACCATTTTTAGGAATTTCACAAAGGAGAGAAGAACTTTTTTCAGAGCCGATTTCCTCCAAAATGGCAGCTACTGTTGCAACAAATGGGACTTACGAATGCATTGTTTACTTCACAAAGGAAGCCCTCAACAATTCGGCCACTCGTCAAACGATCATTTCAAAATGGAAAGCAAAACGCGCTGAAATCAATTCGGTCTATGACCAATTTTTTACAGCAAGATTGTCCCTCAAAGAAATGGAATCATTGTCAGAAGAAGAAAGCATTTTATTTATTGATAACCCAGAGCTGCAAAGCCTTCATCGAATGAAAGATGACTTGAGTATTCCAGAATCAGGGGCGGCTTATCTTCGAGATATCGGCCTTAATGGGACAAAGTTTACCGGAAAGGGTGTTATTATTCTGGTAATTGATACCGGAATTGATTTCAAACATTACGATTTTCGTAACCCCGTCGATAAAAATAAAACCCGCATTCTTGCAATTTGGGATCAAACATTAACGCCCGTTGCAGGCGAAAATTCACCGATTGGCTTTACATACGGAGTTGAATATTTGCAAGAAGACTTGAATGGGGCAATCGCAGGAACAAAATCAGTTCGTACCCAAGACACCGATGGTCACGGCACGCATGTTGCGGGTACTGCTGCCGGAAATGGTTTAGGTTACGCATCAACCCAAGGCAATGATGTACTTCGCCGTTTTATGGGAATGGCACCTGAAGCGGACATCGTGGCCGTTCAATCCTTCTCAGGTCCAACGACCACACAAACAAGACTGATCGATGCCATCACCTATGCAAGGCTAATTTCACAACGGTTCGGCAAACCCGTAGTAGTGAATATGAGCTTGGGTTCCATACTTGGGCCTAAGGACGGTAAAGACCCCGTGAGCAGTGCAATTAATTCTTTTGCGAAGTCAGGACCCGGCCGAATGGTCGCAATCTCAGCCGGAAATAGTGGAAATGATTCCCTCCATCTCGGGAAAAATCTTTCTGCGAATGAAACCGCTCAAATTCAATTTCAAGTACCTCCTCCTACGAACGGAGGGACACATAGCGGTAATTTTTCAGTGGATGTTTGGGTTGAAACAAATGAGTCATTTTCAGCCACCCTTACAACACCCTCCGGACGAACTGTTTTAATTCCCAATAGTTCCAATACAACGGCTGCCGGCACACAAGAAGGTGTGATTCAAATTTTTAATAATGTTTATCCACCTAATAATCACAGAGAAATTTATTTTTCAATCGAAAATCCCACCGTGGGAGATTGGAGTCTTTCCTTCACAGTTCCAAGCGCAACGCGGTTTGATGCTTATCGCAGCAATAGCGGAACAGTACGGGCTAGAGTCATTGGTGGCGATGTTTCTCAAAGTATGGCGGGTGGTCAAGCCGCTTCGGAAGAAGGCATTACGGTTGGTTCTTATCAAACCCGTTGGATTTGGCCTTCTATCGATGGGGGAAATTATACGGTTTCTGGCAGCAGCGATCGACGAGGGAATATTTCCACATTCAGTTCTCTGGGGCCAACGCGAAACGGTGCCCCTAAACCTGATATTTCCGCACCCGGAGAGATGATTGTTTCCGCGTTTTCATCTTTAGCCTCTGCACCACAATCAAACATCGTAGCCGGCGGGAAGCATCGTGTTTTGCGGGGTACAAGTATGTCGTGCCCGCATGTGGCAGGGGCATTAGCCCTTCTGCTTCAAGCAAATCCGAATCGTATGTCGGAAGAAGTAAAAGCCACGCTATTGCAAACAGCCAATAAAGACAATTTCACAACGCTAAGCTACAATGTTACTTGGGGGCACGGTAAGTTGGATGCGGCAGAGGGTGTGGCACAAACACTCAATTCTTCGGCCAAGCTCAGCCTTTTTACCATTTCTTACACCGCTACACGCGGCATTCCAACGCGACAGTTTCCGCTTGGAAGAATATCGGGGTCGGCATTTGTGCCTGACGGCTTGGGGTTGTGGTTTACCGCGCCTGAAAAATCGCAGCTTATCGGATTTACTGTTGATATCGAGCGTCTTTCTGCAATTCCCTTAGGAACACTTGTGGCAGAGGTTTATCGCAATTCAACGCAGCGTGGGCTGAATTTACCCGGTCAATTCGTGGGCAAAGTTGAAACGCCCTTGGCGTTGCTGAGCCGAAGAACTCGACAATTTGTAAGTTTTCATGAAAACCCGATTTCCTTTGATTCAACGGGCAGCTATCACTTAGCGCTGAAGCTGAGTCTTCCTCTTTCAGATAGTATAGGAATCGGTGGCGACGATGGGCGATATTCGCAGCGCTCGTTGATACTTAACGGTGGAACTTGGTATAATTTCAGCGAACCTGAATCCGGACTAAGTTCATCGTTTTCTTTTTCGAATCTTCATATTCGACCAATTGTAGCAACCGCAGAAAATGTGACCGGTACCCCGATTGATAACGAGCAAACCATTAAGCCCGATGTTTTCGAATTGGGACAAAATTATCCAAATCCATTCAACCCCACCACCACAATCCCGATATTAATACGTGATTTGACGGATGTTGACGTAGAACTCTATGATGTTGTTGGTCGAAAAATTGCCGTCCTGATTCGAGAATCAAATAAACCCCCGGGCTTTTACTTGTATCAATTGAATCTTTCTCGCTTCGGGCTTTCAACCGGGGTTTATATTTATCGAATGAAAGCCGGTAATGCCGTTCAAGTGAAAAAAATGCTGTATTTGAAATAG
- a CDS encoding deoxyribodipyrimidine photo-lyase, whose amino-acid sequence MHTIILWHRRDLRLTDNTALNAALRKTTRIIPCFILADDILKEKDDFSPACVQFMLESLHALGEAYRERGIQFVVRRGRFLESILQIAKESGASEVFYNEDYEPEARLRDRLVTDALKSIGVSATPFKDQILFEADAIRSAAGTPYTVFTPYKRNWLSKTPDIPSCKTEPLIFEPHSVTSHPLPTVKELVGEHRITPYTRGGEKAGQDALSSFLEEKILRYKYDRDFPAIEGTSFLSAHLRFGTVSIREVYHRARTKYRDIHNGWAFTNYYSIHVRDAKYDENHPIWTNLTKDEADLGIETFISELIWRDFYFQILVHFPHVATGAFKKDLNNLAWETNDEYFEAWKNGQTGFPIVDAAMRQLKSTGWMHNRLRMIVASFLTKDLLINWQRGEKYFMQHLVDGDLAANNGGWQWSASTGTDAQPYFRIFNPTSQSEKFDPTGDFIRKFVPELAKVKTAYIHNPYEMAMKKPLFAKDIGLEFGKDYPKPIVEHSVQREKALRIFKK is encoded by the coding sequence GTGCATACCATCATTCTTTGGCATCGCCGCGACCTGCGGCTTACCGATAACACTGCGCTCAATGCCGCACTTCGCAAAACCACTCGCATCATTCCCTGTTTTATTTTAGCCGATGATATTCTGAAAGAGAAAGATGATTTCTCACCGGCTTGCGTTCAGTTTATGCTTGAATCACTTCACGCCTTAGGCGAGGCCTATCGCGAACGAGGAATACAATTTGTGGTACGCCGAGGTCGGTTTTTGGAGTCGATTTTGCAGATTGCCAAAGAGAGCGGTGCAAGCGAGGTTTTTTACAACGAAGATTATGAACCTGAAGCACGGCTGCGCGATAGGCTCGTGACCGATGCATTGAAATCAATCGGCGTTTCCGCAACGCCTTTCAAAGATCAAATTCTTTTTGAGGCGGATGCGATTCGCTCTGCGGCCGGAACGCCTTACACGGTCTTTACACCCTACAAACGCAATTGGCTGAGCAAAACCCCAGACATTCCGTCTTGCAAGACAGAGCCGCTCATTTTTGAACCTCATTCGGTGACAAGCCACCCGCTCCCAACGGTGAAAGAACTTGTTGGTGAGCATCGCATTACGCCTTATACCCGCGGTGGTGAAAAAGCCGGACAAGATGCACTTTCAAGCTTTTTAGAAGAGAAAATTTTACGCTACAAATACGACCGCGATTTCCCCGCCATTGAAGGAACGAGCTTTCTTTCGGCGCATCTACGTTTTGGAACGGTGTCGATTCGCGAGGTGTATCACCGCGCCCGAACGAAGTATCGAGATATTCATAATGGCTGGGCTTTCACCAATTATTATTCTATACACGTCAGAGATGCAAAATATGACGAAAATCACCCTATTTGGACCAACCTCACAAAAGATGAAGCTGATCTTGGAATTGAAACTTTCATTTCAGAACTCATTTGGCGCGATTTCTACTTTCAAATTTTGGTTCACTTTCCGCATGTCGCCACCGGTGCGTTTAAGAAAGACTTAAACAATTTGGCGTGGGAGACAAACGATGAATACTTTGAGGCGTGGAAAAATGGGCAAACCGGATTCCCGATTGTGGACGCGGCAATGCGGCAATTGAAATCTACGGGGTGGATGCATAACCGACTCAGAATGATTGTCGCGAGTTTCCTTACCAAAGACTTGCTCATCAATTGGCAACGCGGAGAAAAGTATTTTATGCAGCACTTAGTTGACGGGGATTTGGCCGCCAATAACGGCGGATGGCAATGGAGTGCAAGCACCGGCACCGACGCGCAGCCTTACTTTCGAATCTTCAACCCAACGTCACAATCCGAAAAGTTTGATCCCACGGGCGATTTCATTCGGAAATTTGTGCCTGAACTTGCAAAAGTGAAAACAGCCTACATTCATAACCCCTATGAAATGGCAATGAAAAAACCACTCTTCGCCAAAGACATCGGGCTTGAATTCGGTAAAGATTACCCAAAACCGATTGTGGAGCATAGTGTGCAGCGGGAGAAAGCGCTGAGGATATTTAAGAAGTGA
- a CDS encoding type II toxin-antitoxin system RelE/ParE family toxin, translating into MKKIRIVDEAERDLDEIINWYNERSFELGDKFYLVFKKKLDLIFQNPKIYRKSYKKIRRATINQFPYGIYFIHDDEEIIVLAILHFKRSPKLIFSRLKGI; encoded by the coding sequence ATGAAGAAGATTCGAATAGTAGATGAAGCTGAAAGAGATTTGGACGAAATTATTAATTGGTATAATGAAAGAAGCTTTGAGTTAGGTGATAAGTTTTATCTTGTTTTTAAGAAGAAACTTGACTTGATTTTTCAAAATCCTAAAATTTATCGAAAATCATATAAAAAAATCAGAAGAGCAACAATTAATCAATTTCCTTACGGCATTTATTTTATTCATGATGATGAAGAAATTATAGTGTTAGCGATTCTTCACTTTAAGAGAAGTCCTAAACTAATATTTTCTCGATTGAAGGGAATTTAA
- a CDS encoding addiction module protein, whose product MAIPIDLSKLSKDERFELLEAVWESLDKEIENEDFSEEEKKILDERLESFRKNPDKVKDWEEVKQKYEKK is encoded by the coding sequence ATGGCCATACCCATTGATTTATCGAAACTCTCGAAAGATGAACGCTTTGAATTACTAGAAGCAGTTTGGGAAAGTCTCGATAAAGAAATCGAGAATGAAGATTTTAGTGAAGAAGAAAAAAAGATTCTGGACGAAAGATTGGAATCGTTTCGTAAAAATCCAGATAAGGTAAAAGACTGGGAAGAAGTGAAGCAGAAATATGAGAAAAAATGA
- a CDS encoding ORF6N domain-containing protein, whose product MTQKQDLIVQERILRSIFVIRNQKVMMDSDLASLYGVETRRLNEQVSRNIDRFPDDFMFQLSEMEWKHLKSQFATSSWGGRRTPPFMFTEQGIAMLSSVLNSPTAIQVNISIMRVYVKMRQWAVNYEDLLKKIDALNQRQMEHSEHIREIYQIIEELVRPAITERKPMGFRKE is encoded by the coding sequence AAGATTTAATTGTACAAGAGCGTATTTTGCGCTCAATCTTTGTAATCAGGAATCAGAAAGTGATGATGGATAGCGATTTAGCATCTCTTTACGGAGTAGAAACAAGGAGACTTAACGAGCAAGTTAGTCGCAACATTGATCGCTTTCCTGACGATTTTATGTTTCAGCTTTCAGAAATGGAATGGAAACACTTGAAATCGCAATTTGCGACATCAAGTTGGGGTGGAAGACGGACGCCTCCATTTATGTTTACCGAACAAGGAATTGCGATGCTTTCATCGGTATTAAATAGCCCAACGGCCATTCAAGTAAATATTTCCATCATGAGAGTTTATGTGAAAATGCGACAATGGGCAGTCAATTATGAGGACTTGCTCAAAAAAATCGATGCCCTCAACCAAAGACAAATGGAACATAGCGAACACATCCGAGAAATCTATCAAATCATAGAAGAATTGGTAAGACCCGCCATTACTGAACGAAAACCTATGGGGTTTAGGAAAGAATAA